A DNA window from Bradyrhizobium sp. CCBAU 53421 contains the following coding sequences:
- a CDS encoding peroxiredoxin, which produces MSKKTRKKSSNTTGKRVATKVARAASASTGKSATKTRTTVAKKAAAKTAKTKPGAGVQEKASHKAASKPLKAKPAANVTRSSTITLTEGAAAPGFDLPRDGGGSVSLKDFAGKKLVLFFYPRADTPGCTREAIDFTRLKSDFIAAGAEVVGISADTVKAQESFRNKHQLSVPLVSDGAHQMLEAYGAWGEKSMYGRTFMGIIRTTVLVDSGGKVARIWRHVKVDGHAEAVLEAARSL; this is translated from the coding sequence ATGTCCAAGAAAACGCGCAAGAAATCCTCCAACACAACCGGAAAGCGGGTCGCAACAAAGGTTGCGCGCGCCGCAAGCGCAAGCACTGGGAAGTCCGCGACCAAAACCCGCACAACGGTTGCGAAGAAGGCAGCTGCCAAAACCGCAAAGACCAAGCCCGGAGCGGGTGTTCAAGAGAAAGCCTCGCACAAGGCCGCATCGAAACCGTTAAAGGCGAAGCCGGCCGCGAACGTGACCAGGTCGTCCACCATCACACTCACCGAGGGCGCCGCGGCGCCCGGCTTTGACCTGCCGCGCGACGGCGGCGGCAGCGTGTCGCTGAAGGATTTTGCCGGCAAGAAGCTGGTGCTGTTCTTCTATCCTCGCGCCGACACCCCCGGCTGCACCCGGGAGGCGATCGACTTCACCCGGCTCAAGAGCGACTTCATCGCCGCGGGGGCCGAGGTGGTCGGCATTTCCGCCGATACGGTTAAGGCGCAGGAGTCATTTCGAAACAAACACCAACTGTCGGTGCCGCTCGTCTCGGACGGCGCCCATCAGATGCTGGAGGCGTATGGCGCCTGGGGCGAAAAATCTATGTACGGCAGGACCTTCATGGGAATTATTCGCACCACGGTTCTGGTCGATTCCGGTGGAAAAGTCGCCCGTATCTGGCGCCATGTGAAGGTCGACGGCCATGCCGAAGCGGTATTGGAGGCCGCCCGCTCGCTCTGA
- a CDS encoding glycosyltransferase has product MTGLNAPARRPSVLHIFKVYYPDLFGGTLTVIRDICAGLKETFNAAVLVCSRSGGEQKIVVNDVAVERVRSFGDVLSLPAAPTYPWRLWRRIAEHDLLALHAPFPLADLVFAFGLGRARPLVVHWHADIVSHAALRFLVEPMMRRTLRRAAAIIVSEPVLIETTPLLQEFSDKCHAVPFGVDVEKYDRPAAQADDVNTRGRLVLACGRLVPYKGFDVLVRAAHARNFEVWIVGEGRERERLEQLIRDYGLQDRVRLLGSVSESERVKLMRIADVFVMPSVTNAETFGLVQLEAMAASRPIVNTALDTGVPHVARDGLEAITVPPGDPTAFADAIETLIADPERRRRMGQAARHRAITKYSTSAFKEGVETVYRKVVSEQAAAKDAGSSAPAPRPRTAGLVGAIQIAAALAWSDVRHRYVRSLLGPFWMSIQMAIMVAVLGSVIGHLSNASAVARLPMLAASLTAWTFLNSVVLDATTALQGSASLIKDRALPPVIFLLQCTFRQALFAAHNAVVPLILWLALTPRDVGGAIAALPGLVLFVICTLGVSLVLGALATRYRDIKPIIESSLTLAFLASPIIWTPEMIDRGSTVMRLNPLTHLFAVWRDPLASGHVAMTSVIYVLACLAALAVAAIVTVAQLRKAAFWI; this is encoded by the coding sequence ATGACTGGTCTCAACGCGCCGGCCCGGCGTCCGTCGGTGCTCCACATCTTCAAGGTCTACTACCCCGATCTGTTCGGCGGCACGCTGACCGTGATCCGCGATATCTGCGCCGGCCTGAAGGAGACCTTCAACGCCGCCGTGCTGGTCTGCTCGCGCTCCGGCGGCGAGCAAAAGATCGTGGTCAATGACGTTGCGGTCGAGCGCGTGCGTTCGTTCGGCGACGTGCTGTCGCTGCCGGCGGCGCCGACCTATCCGTGGCGGCTGTGGCGCCGCATCGCCGAGCACGATCTGCTGGCGCTGCACGCCCCCTTCCCGCTCGCCGACCTCGTGTTCGCATTCGGGCTCGGCCGCGCCCGTCCGCTGGTCGTGCACTGGCACGCCGACATCGTCTCGCACGCCGCCCTGCGCTTCCTGGTCGAGCCGATGATGCGGCGGACACTGCGCCGCGCCGCCGCGATCATCGTCTCCGAGCCGGTGCTGATCGAAACCACGCCGCTGCTGCAGGAATTTTCCGACAAGTGCCACGCCGTTCCGTTCGGCGTCGATGTCGAGAAGTATGACCGGCCCGCCGCGCAGGCCGACGACGTCAACACCCGCGGCCGCCTCGTCCTCGCCTGCGGCCGGCTGGTGCCCTACAAGGGCTTCGACGTGCTAGTGCGCGCCGCCCACGCCCGCAATTTCGAGGTCTGGATCGTCGGCGAGGGCCGCGAGCGCGAGCGTCTCGAGCAGCTGATCCGCGACTACGGCTTGCAGGACCGCGTCCGCCTGCTCGGCTCGGTGTCCGAGAGCGAACGCGTCAAGCTGATGCGCATCGCCGACGTCTTCGTGATGCCGTCGGTGACCAATGCGGAGACCTTCGGGCTGGTACAGCTCGAGGCGATGGCGGCGAGCCGCCCGATCGTCAACACCGCGCTCGACACCGGCGTTCCGCATGTCGCCCGCGACGGTCTCGAGGCGATCACGGTGCCGCCCGGCGACCCAACCGCGTTCGCCGACGCCATCGAAACGCTGATCGCCGATCCGGAGCGGCGCCGCCGCATGGGCCAGGCCGCGCGGCATCGCGCGATCACGAAATACTCGACATCAGCCTTCAAGGAGGGAGTGGAAACGGTGTATCGCAAGGTCGTTTCCGAACAGGCCGCCGCAAAGGACGCAGGGTCGTCAGCCCCAGCCCCGCGTCCCCGAACGGCCGGTCTCGTCGGCGCGATCCAGATCGCGGCAGCGCTGGCATGGTCGGACGTCCGCCATCGCTACGTCCGCTCCCTCCTTGGACCTTTCTGGATGTCGATCCAGATGGCGATCATGGTGGCCGTGCTCGGCTCGGTCATCGGCCATCTCTCCAACGCCAGCGCAGTGGCGCGGCTGCCGATGCTGGCTGCGAGCCTCACCGCCTGGACCTTCCTCAACAGCGTGGTGCTCGACGCCACCACCGCGCTGCAAGGCTCGGCCAGCCTGATCAAGGATCGCGCGCTGCCGCCGGTGATCTTCCTGCTGCAATGTACCTTCCGGCAGGCGCTGTTTGCGGCCCACAACGCGGTCGTGCCGCTGATCCTGTGGCTCGCGCTGACGCCGCGGGACGTCGGCGGCGCGATCGCCGCCCTGCCCGGCCTCGTCCTGTTCGTCATCTGCACGCTCGGCGTCAGCCTCGTGCTCGGCGCGCTGGCGACGCGCTACCGTGACATCAAGCCGATCATCGAGTCCTCGCTGACGCTGGCCTTCCTGGCTTCGCCGATCATCTGGACGCCGGAGATGATCGATCGCGGCTCCACCGTGATGCGGCTCAATCCGCTGACGCATCTGTTCGCGGTCTGGCGCGACCCGCTGGCATCGGGTCACGTCGCGATGACGAGCGTGATCTACGTGCTGGCCTGCCTTGCTGCGCTCGCGGTCGCCGCGATCGTGACGGTCGCTCAATTGCGCAAAGCGGCATTCTGGATCTAG
- a CDS encoding M23 family metallopeptidase — MSSRSGHHQEYQKHHHPQDHGRSPARRPAAQHGAAAVAASGEGYTLVHAGKQVRIGPVVFWIIVGTVVLLGMWSAATATYFAFRDDVLTRLIARQAEMQYAYEDRISELRAKVDRTTSRQLLDQEQFDQKLDQIMKRQSTLESRATALGAMPDATSTGSIKPQGRADAAPSSGTPKPSPISDTVIFVAPPDREARLESRAPLIAKAQPNQFAKAQGVDNVLVRLQTSLDQVERRQVAALSSVEDGIESRVRRMRGVISDLGLNMAQLEAATPRSGMGGPYVPVKLAPDAGSFERQLYRININRAQMQRLNQTLSLVPYRKPVVGEVEFTSGFGVRSDPFLGRPAMHTGLDFRAAQGDPVRVTANGKVVSAGWAGGYGRMVEVDHGNGLSTRYGHLSEIGVKVGEYVKIGQVIGAVGSTGRSTGPHLHYETRIDGEAVDPQKFLRAGVRLSAG; from the coding sequence ATGTCGAGCCGGTCCGGTCATCACCAGGAATACCAGAAACACCATCATCCTCAGGACCATGGCCGGTCACCGGCGCGCCGTCCGGCAGCCCAGCATGGCGCGGCTGCCGTCGCCGCCTCCGGCGAGGGCTATACCCTGGTCCATGCCGGCAAGCAGGTCCGGATCGGGCCGGTGGTGTTCTGGATCATCGTTGGCACCGTGGTGCTGCTCGGCATGTGGTCGGCTGCGACCGCGACCTATTTCGCGTTCCGTGACGACGTACTCACCCGGCTGATCGCGCGCCAGGCCGAGATGCAATACGCCTATGAGGACCGCATCTCGGAGCTGCGCGCCAAGGTCGACCGCACCACCAGCCGCCAGCTGCTCGACCAAGAGCAGTTCGACCAGAAGCTCGACCAGATCATGAAGCGGCAGTCGACGTTGGAATCGCGCGCCACCGCGCTCGGCGCGATGCCCGATGCGACCTCAACCGGATCGATCAAGCCGCAGGGCCGCGCCGACGCCGCGCCGTCGTCCGGCACGCCGAAGCCCTCCCCGATCAGCGACACCGTGATCTTCGTGGCGCCGCCGGATCGCGAGGCGCGGCTGGAGTCGCGCGCGCCGCTGATCGCCAAGGCGCAGCCGAACCAGTTCGCCAAGGCCCAGGGTGTCGACAACGTCCTGGTTCGTCTGCAGACCTCGCTCGACCAGGTCGAGCGTCGCCAGGTCGCCGCGCTGTCCTCGGTCGAGGACGGCATCGAATCGCGGGTGCGCAGGATGCGCGGCGTGATTTCCGATCTCGGCCTCAACATGGCGCAGCTCGAAGCCGCGACACCCCGCTCCGGCATGGGCGGGCCCTATGTGCCCGTGAAGCTCGCGCCCGACGCCGGTTCGTTCGAACGCCAGCTCTACCGCATCAACATCAACCGCGCGCAGATGCAGCGCCTGAACCAGACGCTGTCGCTGGTGCCTTACCGCAAGCCCGTGGTCGGCGAGGTCGAGTTCACCAGCGGCTTCGGCGTTCGCTCCGATCCGTTCCTCGGTCGTCCGGCGATGCACACCGGGCTCGACTTCCGCGCCGCGCAGGGTGATCCGGTGCGCGTCACCGCCAACGGCAAGGTGGTGTCGGCGGGTTGGGCCGGCGGCTACGGCCGCATGGTCGAGGTCGATCACGGCAATGGGCTCTCGACCCGCTACGGCCATCTCTCCGAGATCGGCGTCAAGGTCGGCGAATACGTCAAGATCGGCCAGGTGATCGGCGCCGTCGGTTCGACCGGCCGCTCCACTGGACCGCATCTGCATTACGAGACACGCATCGACGGCGAAGCGGTCGATCCGCAGAAATTCCTCCGCGCCGGCGTCCGGCTCAGCGCGGGCTAA
- a CDS encoding ABC transporter ATP-binding protein, which produces MASIHLRDVCLDYPLYGAYDFSLKRRLLGRLFRQASEMRTIRAVDNISIEAKAGARIGLAGPNGSGKSTLLRLVAGVFPATSGEVRISGNIVPLLGLGAGVNLDFVAGDNISLLLRISGRKPTPAILDEIWAFTELEERMRRLPLRMFSSGMLMRVLFATATAFPADILLLDEWLSVVDESFSAKAEQRLRKMVEAAAIVIIASHDHALLRRTCNRIVNLDHGRIASTVALDPPVPHHLELREITA; this is translated from the coding sequence ATGGCAAGCATCCACCTGCGCGACGTCTGCCTCGACTATCCGCTCTACGGCGCTTACGACTTCTCATTGAAGCGCCGCCTGCTCGGCCGCCTGTTCCGCCAGGCCAGCGAGATGCGCACCATCCGCGCGGTCGACAACATCTCGATCGAGGCGAAGGCCGGCGCCCGCATCGGCCTCGCCGGGCCGAACGGCTCCGGCAAGTCCACGCTGCTGCGGCTGGTCGCCGGGGTGTTTCCGGCAACCAGCGGCGAGGTCCGGATCTCAGGCAACATCGTGCCGCTGCTTGGCTTAGGGGCCGGCGTCAATCTCGATTTCGTCGCCGGAGACAATATCAGCCTTCTGTTGCGGATATCCGGCCGCAAGCCGACGCCGGCGATTTTGGACGAGATCTGGGCGTTCACCGAACTGGAGGAGCGCATGCGGCGGCTGCCGCTGCGGATGTTCTCGTCGGGCATGCTGATGCGCGTGCTGTTCGCGACCGCAACCGCGTTTCCCGCCGACATCCTGCTGCTCGACGAATGGCTCAGCGTGGTCGACGAGAGTTTTTCGGCCAAGGCCGAGCAGCGGCTGCGCAAGATGGTCGAGGCCGCGGCGATCGTGATCATCGCCTCGCACGATCACGCGCTGCTGCGCCGGACCTGCAACCGCATCGTCAATCTCGATCACGGCCGCATCGCCAGCACCGTCGCGCTGGATCCGCCCGTTCCGCATCACCTCGAGCTCAGAGAAATAACCGCATGA
- a CDS encoding DUF3971 domain-containing protein has protein sequence MPAQERSIRIDGRPDGGDQLRRQHREAMARNTSPQGPNPRAGTDFSQWEGDAAWDEQDEAAGNRARQLLARSNTNLHRFTDFCSGMQRWLHGERWIRRIGLVLVVLVVMFATCFGALWWRLGAGPINLDLATPWLAAAIEENIGHGNTVEVGGTQIERAGRVRIAVRIRDIIVRDRDHAVVASAPKAEVRLSGTALLMGQLRAESLNLVDAELSVRITPDGNVTVSAGDTAKPLATGVASKREAGLPPTFPRPMPAAPQPQAAAPPVASEPSAASADSAQSGLLAGLDWLDSLSMTGLDGQNLNEIGLKNGNLVVDDQQRGNKWSFENISLSLRRPNGGGVALSFGEDGAKPWSVRVLIGPQQNGVRSVDVKADKVSTRNILLAMRTKDLTYTADLPLSGEMKGELGRDGLPTYFRGKINVGAGNIIDTDTPDYPMPVDSAEMSVEWDSGRRVLLAPIKIVSGANRITLLGHLEPPNDNVTDWQAGLSGGTIVLAGADKNEPPLIFNRINIGFRFDTEKKRVLLTQADISNGEIGVAGTGSIDYSGEPRLQLGFAGTPMSASALKRMWPIIIVPEVREWVLERIDRGTLQRIDVGVNSPVHNLSRKGPPIPDDGLSVNIVASGVTVRPVDQMPAVHDADLKARVTGRTATVTINQGIADTPAGRKITLSDFTFEVPDMAPKPSPSKVKFRVDCPVPAAAEILASDRLSDLSGPLIDPNASKGNVTATINLGMPVKGELTKADTTYSVAADISGVAVDKLVMNQKLEANTLKLVASNAGFQVKGDVKINGQAASLDYRKPADGDADVKLQATLDDASRARLGLDLGPAVSGAIPIKLSGKIGSGDNPATKMGVEADLTQLKLDNILPGWVKAQGRAGKATFNVVPKGQSTRFEDISIEGSGVSIKGALEVDQNGDLMNANFPTYAPSDGDKTSLRADRGPDGVIKVTMRGDVFDGRGFLKSAISGRDNDSKNKAKTTDFDVDLKLGAVAGFNGEALRGVDAKVSRRNGYFKTFTLSGRVGRDTPVSADLRRQQAREVIYLQTADAGAFLRFIDTYSKVVGGQLMLAMEPPIPDPGPREGLLNITGFSVKGETQLDRAVAGGPVSTQNGIGFDALRAEFTRQSGQLSIRNGVVKGPTIGATIEGSIDYVGNQVRMNGTFIPMYGLNNMFGQIPFFGIFLGAGSNEGLIGVTYEVVGTPSAPVLRVNPISALAPGLTRKIFEFKQYGPTDLPTTNN, from the coding sequence ATGCCGGCACAGGAGCGCTCGATACGAATCGACGGGCGCCCCGATGGCGGCGATCAGCTTCGCCGTCAGCACCGAGAGGCAATGGCAAGGAACACGTCGCCGCAAGGTCCAAATCCGCGCGCCGGGACCGACTTCTCGCAATGGGAAGGCGACGCCGCGTGGGACGAGCAGGATGAGGCGGCGGGCAACCGTGCGCGGCAATTGCTGGCGCGTTCCAACACCAACCTGCATCGCTTCACCGATTTCTGCTCCGGCATGCAGCGCTGGCTGCACGGCGAGCGCTGGATCCGTCGCATCGGATTGGTGCTCGTGGTGCTGGTCGTGATGTTCGCGACCTGCTTCGGCGCATTGTGGTGGCGGCTCGGCGCGGGTCCAATCAATCTCGATCTGGCGACGCCGTGGCTTGCCGCAGCGATCGAGGAGAATATCGGCCACGGCAATACGGTCGAGGTCGGCGGAACGCAGATCGAGCGCGCCGGCCGGGTCAGGATCGCGGTGCGCATCCGCGACATCATCGTCCGCGATCGCGATCATGCGGTGGTTGCGAGCGCGCCGAAAGCCGAAGTGCGCCTATCCGGAACCGCGCTGCTGATGGGCCAGCTGCGGGCGGAGAGCCTCAATCTGGTCGATGCGGAACTGTCGGTGCGGATCACACCCGACGGCAACGTGACTGTGTCTGCCGGCGACACCGCAAAGCCGCTCGCCACCGGCGTTGCCTCCAAGCGGGAAGCGGGGCTGCCGCCGACATTCCCGCGTCCGATGCCTGCCGCTCCGCAGCCGCAGGCTGCCGCGCCGCCGGTTGCCTCCGAGCCCTCGGCGGCCTCAGCCGATTCGGCCCAGAGCGGGCTGCTCGCCGGCCTCGACTGGCTCGACAGCCTCAGCATGACCGGCCTCGACGGTCAAAACCTCAACGAGATCGGTCTGAAGAATGGCAATCTCGTCGTCGACGACCAGCAGCGCGGCAACAAATGGAGCTTTGAGAATATCAGCCTGAGCCTGCGGCGCCCGAACGGCGGCGGGGTTGCGCTCAGCTTCGGCGAGGATGGCGCAAAGCCCTGGTCGGTCCGCGTCCTGATTGGACCGCAGCAGAACGGCGTGCGCTCGGTCGACGTCAAGGCCGACAAGGTTTCCACCCGGAACATCCTGCTCGCGATGCGGACCAAGGATCTCACCTACACCGCCGACCTGCCACTGTCGGGCGAAATGAAAGGCGAGCTCGGCCGCGACGGGCTGCCGACCTATTTCCGCGGCAAGATCAATGTCGGCGCCGGCAACATCATCGATACCGACACGCCGGACTACCCGATGCCGGTCGATTCGGCCGAGATGAGCGTCGAATGGGATTCGGGGCGGCGCGTGCTGCTGGCGCCGATCAAGATCGTCTCGGGTGCCAACCGCATCACGCTGCTCGGCCATCTCGAGCCGCCGAACGACAATGTCACCGACTGGCAGGCCGGCCTGTCCGGCGGCACCATCGTGCTGGCCGGTGCCGACAAGAACGAACCGCCGCTGATCTTCAATCGCATCAACATCGGCTTCCGGTTCGACACCGAGAAGAAGCGGGTGCTGCTGACCCAGGCCGACATCTCCAATGGCGAGATCGGCGTCGCCGGCACCGGCAGCATCGACTATTCCGGCGAGCCGCGACTGCAACTCGGATTCGCCGGCACGCCGATGTCGGCCTCGGCCCTGAAGCGGATGTGGCCGATCATCATCGTGCCCGAGGTGCGCGAATGGGTGCTCGAGCGGATCGACCGCGGCACGCTCCAGCGCATCGATGTCGGCGTCAATTCGCCGGTGCATAATCTGTCGCGCAAGGGACCGCCGATTCCGGACGACGGTCTGTCGGTCAACATCGTCGCCTCGGGCGTCACGGTGCGCCCGGTGGATCAGATGCCCGCGGTCCATGATGCGGATCTGAAGGCGAGGGTCACCGGGCGCACCGCGACCGTGACCATCAATCAGGGCATCGCCGACACGCCGGCAGGCCGCAAGATCACGCTGTCGGATTTCACCTTCGAGGTGCCGGACATGGCGCCGAAGCCGTCGCCGTCGAAGGTCAAGTTCCGGGTCGACTGTCCGGTGCCGGCCGCTGCCGAAATCCTTGCATCCGACCGGCTCAGCGATCTCTCAGGTCCGCTGATCGATCCCAACGCCAGCAAGGGCAACGTCACCGCGACGATCAATCTCGGCATGCCGGTGAAGGGCGAATTGACCAAGGCCGACACGACCTATTCCGTCGCTGCCGACATCTCCGGCGTCGCCGTCGACAAGCTGGTGATGAACCAGAAGCTCGAAGCCAACACGCTGAAGCTGGTTGCCAGCAACGCCGGTTTCCAGGTCAAGGGCGACGTCAAGATCAACGGACAGGCGGCCTCGCTCGACTATCGCAAGCCGGCCGACGGCGATGCCGACGTCAAGCTGCAGGCGACGCTGGACGATGCGAGCCGTGCACGGCTCGGGCTTGATCTCGGCCCGGCGGTGTCAGGCGCGATCCCGATCAAGCTCTCCGGCAAGATCGGCAGCGGCGACAATCCCGCCACCAAGATGGGCGTCGAGGCCGACCTGACCCAGCTCAAGCTCGACAACATCCTGCCCGGATGGGTCAAGGCGCAGGGCAGGGCCGGCAAGGCAACCTTCAACGTGGTGCCGAAGGGGCAGTCGACGCGGTTCGAGGATATCTCGATCGAAGGCAGCGGTGTCTCGATCAAGGGCGCGCTCGAGGTCGACCAGAACGGCGACCTGATGAATGCGAACTTCCCGACCTATGCGCCGTCGGACGGCGACAAGACATCGCTGCGGGCCGATCGCGGTCCTGACGGCGTGATCAAGGTGACGATGCGCGGCGACGTGTTCGATGGCCGCGGCTTCCTGAAATCGGCGATCTCCGGCCGCGATAACGATTCCAAGAACAAGGCCAAGACCACCGATTTCGACGTCGACCTGAAGCTCGGCGCGGTGGCCGGCTTCAACGGAGAAGCGCTGCGCGGCGTCGACGCCAAGGTCTCGCGTCGCAACGGGTACTTCAAGACGTTCACGCTGAGCGGCAGGGTCGGCCGCGATACCCCGGTCAGCGCCGACCTGCGGCGCCAGCAGGCGCGCGAGGTGATCTACCTGCAGACCGCTGACGCCGGAGCGTTCCTGCGCTTCATCGACACTTATTCGAAGGTGGTCGGCGGCCAGCTCATGCTTGCGATGGAGCCGCCGATTCCCGATCCGGGCCCGAGGGAAGGGCTGCTCAATATCACCGGCTTCTCGGTGAAGGGCGAAACCCAGCTCGACCGCGCTGTCGCCGGCGGGCCCGTCAGCACCCAGAACGGCATCGGGTTCGACGCGCTGCGCGCCGAATTCACGCGCCAGAGCGGCCAGCTCTCGATCCGCAACGGTGTGGTCAAGGGACCGACCATCGGCGCGACCATCGAAGGCAGCATCGACTATGTCGGCAACCAAGTGCGGATGAACGGCACCTTCATTCCGATGTACGGCCTGAACAACATGTTCGGCCAGATCCCGTTCTTCGGGATTTTCCTCGGCGCCGGCAGCAACGAAGGCCTGATCGGCGTGACCTATGAAGTGGTGGGAACGCCGAGCGCGCCGGTGCTGCGCGTCAACCCGATCTCGGCGCTTGCGCCCGGCCTCACGCGCAAGATCTTCGAGTTCAAGCAGTACGGCCCGACCGACCTGCCGACGACGAACAACTAG
- a CDS encoding DUF6502 family protein: MNAKGPKSKVGSSAPIAAAKLHAPLARMLRPLVRLCIRGGMTFPALTQLLRELYVNVAEHDFALEGKEQTDSRVSLLTGIHRKEVARLRGAGAPVNAVPATLSRTSAIIARWLAAPEFTDAKGDPLPLPRTADGGAPSFETLVESITKDVRPRAVLDEWLDRKLVTINDDDEIMLVEEAFVPHGDDDRKWHYLGRNLHDHVAAAEMNVSSATPRFLERAVHYDGLSAKLAKRLEGRSRELAMEALKVANREANRALAKDKGGDYRWNFGIYIYREGPDGPVDDDADEGGAA, translated from the coding sequence ATGAACGCCAAGGGCCCGAAGTCGAAGGTGGGATCGTCCGCGCCGATCGCCGCCGCGAAGCTGCATGCGCCGCTGGCGCGGATGCTGCGTCCGCTGGTGCGGCTTTGCATCCGCGGCGGCATGACGTTTCCGGCGCTGACCCAGCTGTTGCGCGAGCTCTATGTCAACGTGGCCGAGCACGACTTCGCGCTCGAAGGCAAGGAACAGACCGACAGCCGCGTCAGCCTGCTGACCGGCATCCACCGCAAGGAGGTGGCGCGGCTGCGCGGCGCCGGCGCGCCGGTCAATGCTGTGCCGGCGACGCTGTCGCGCACCAGTGCGATCATCGCGCGCTGGCTGGCCGCGCCCGAATTCACCGACGCCAAAGGCGATCCGCTGCCGTTGCCGCGCACTGCCGATGGCGGCGCGCCGTCGTTCGAGACGCTGGTCGAATCGATCACCAAGGACGTGCGGCCGCGCGCCGTGCTCGACGAATGGCTCGACCGCAAGCTCGTCACCATCAATGACGATGATGAGATCATGCTGGTCGAGGAGGCCTTCGTCCCGCATGGCGACGACGACCGCAAATGGCATTATCTCGGCCGTAACCTGCACGACCATGTCGCGGCCGCCGAAATGAACGTGTCGTCGGCGACGCCGCGCTTCCTCGAACGCGCGGTGCATTACGACGGGCTGTCGGCCAAGCTCGCCAAGCGGCTCGAGGGCCGCTCGCGCGAGCTTGCGATGGAGGCGCTGAAGGTCGCCAACCGCGAAGCCAACCGCGCGCTCGCGAAAGACAAGGGCGGCGACTACCGCTGGAATTTCGGCATCTACATCTACCGCGAGGGACCTGACGGCCCGGTCGATGACGATGCGGACGAAGGCGGTGCGGCATGA
- a CDS encoding DUF5666 domain-containing protein, which produces MKRPPVISRRALLIGFWLAGTSLAGAQVKKRGNDQGIGGTGITGSDQGIGGTGIVGVIQRFGSIYVNGERVSYAADVPVRIDGEAASAKALRIGQLARVVAERDAGGTLSTRRIDVASEVTGPVEQVKAGELTVLGQKVAWTGSESWLKPGAHVAVFGLRRTDGVVVASLVQERDDTAMRVAGPLERDRAGALRIGELKLSGVDAALVGQRVQAEGHVAQGVMQVSRSRADDFSDLVGAKRLLIEAYVRRVGNDLQLGSGFVARDNSRFSPAADSRVVVNAQLSGTRELRVESVQSVTRFPGSSVKSPGTPGRGSGGGGSGPGHGSGPGRRGAPGGGGPGGSPGGPSGAPGGGPPPGGGPAPDPLNGGTTGPGPGGFGSPGGPFGPGGAGGPFGPGGGFGGGGPPGGMGGGGRR; this is translated from the coding sequence ATGAAGCGCCCGCCCGTCATTTCGCGCCGTGCATTGCTGATCGGCTTCTGGCTTGCCGGAACCTCGCTCGCCGGCGCACAGGTCAAGAAGCGCGGCAACGATCAGGGCATCGGCGGCACCGGGATCACCGGCTCCGACCAGGGCATCGGCGGCACCGGCATTGTCGGCGTGATCCAGCGGTTCGGCTCGATCTATGTCAATGGGGAGCGGGTTTCCTATGCGGCCGACGTGCCGGTCCGGATCGACGGCGAGGCGGCGAGCGCGAAAGCGCTGCGGATCGGCCAGCTCGCGCGCGTGGTGGCAGAGCGCGATGCCGGCGGCACGCTGTCGACCAGGCGTATCGACGTCGCGAGCGAAGTGACCGGGCCGGTCGAGCAGGTGAAAGCGGGCGAGCTGACCGTGCTCGGCCAGAAGGTCGCTTGGACCGGCAGCGAGAGCTGGCTCAAGCCGGGCGCGCATGTCGCCGTGTTCGGCCTGCGCCGCACCGACGGTGTCGTGGTCGCAAGCCTGGTGCAGGAACGCGATGACACCGCGATGCGCGTCGCAGGACCGCTGGAGCGCGATCGCGCCGGCGCGTTGCGGATCGGCGAGCTCAAGCTGAGCGGTGTCGACGCGGCTCTGGTCGGTCAGCGCGTGCAGGCCGAAGGCCATGTCGCGCAGGGTGTGATGCAGGTGTCGCGCAGCCGCGCCGACGACTTCTCCGATCTTGTCGGCGCCAAGCGGCTTTTGATCGAGGCCTATGTGCGGCGGGTCGGCAACGACCTGCAGCTCGGTTCCGGCTTCGTCGCGCGTGATAACTCGCGGTTCTCGCCAGCGGCCGATTCGCGCGTGGTCGTCAACGCGCAGCTGTCGGGCACGCGCGAGCTGCGTGTCGAGTCGGTGCAATCGGTCACGAGATTCCCGGGCTCGTCGGTGAAGAGCCCCGGCACGCCGGGCCGCGGGTCCGGCGGCGGGGGCTCTGGGCCGGGACATGGATCCGGGCCGGGCAGGCGCGGCGCGCCTGGTGGCGGCGGTCCCGGTGGCAGCCCTGGCGGGCCGTCTGGTGCGCCCGGCGGCGGGCCACCGCCTGGCGGCGGTCCTGCGCCCGATCCGCTGAATGGCGGAACGACCGGTCCTGGTCCGGGCGGCTTCGGCTCGCCCGGCGGACCCTTTGGTCCCGGCGGTGCTGGTGGCCCATTCGGACCCGGCGGCGGATTCGGTGGCGGCGGGCCGCCCGGCGGCATGGGTGGCGGTGGTCGCCGCTGA